A single Entelurus aequoreus isolate RoL-2023_Sb linkage group LG11, RoL_Eaeq_v1.1, whole genome shotgun sequence DNA region contains:
- the thrap3a gene encoding thyroid hormone receptor-associated protein 3 has translation MSRATRSASRSPSHSRSRSRSRSHSRSRSTSQSRRSNSRSRSRKHRYSSRSRSRSRSRSRSHSPLYNREKKYFKGYQNNREFRGYHRGFRRPYNFRGRGRGYFPRGRYQRGGGGGGGGGGGRGYNYNNNNNNNFRGNWKNYKQNPQKQQNQNHQSQYKERPEQQKLSGSPPPGHSRHSDRSVSPLSRQSQHSNASSHSSSPKSKPALLLDNKNGNNMKEEPLASKEVQKEGADGDQIEARNAKEGQSGGKTERGWQGLMDCDSSPNRASPENPAVVAQDRQNSDQAGNSTQNIKNTSNGSPSWQTVSNSSSTKKLSQEALNQMLSSLDILNSEEYPDGEKTAITIAFRKFLKEHNKKTKSTCGNDKSTEENTIDTEKVNINGQAPARFADPVSNQYKEDAADKMSVNHLLKASPCLSDEEEDVITKTHLKSLQKDKHNGKDACNLRSKTTQEQFEECFDKWHSVGADSELDAMGEEMCTSHKSAAVTAAIARREMVGDFEELGCKPRKVSKSPSTPSPTPPLRQMFMVTGESSSLLSARQPETKINVRMNFLGDSLIGTSEILAQERQLSQDLVQSSKRGQEFHSIFQHVQVTPQQRTPSELFAQHIVTILHHVRGQHFAPSRMTLNERFTVYQRQAAQKETLKPRQSPEIHRRIDVSPSAFKKHSQVFEAMKSAEDGTYKDSGEKMKADPMDLRLDIERRKKYTSRETDYSHDEVASPVSHMNSERSVEKMSYSNKKPTVSESKGSRSRSSSSSSSSKSHRDDLPKSELKDEGFNRLRLCPNELPGPAEKETAWRGFQIQFRGRGWKRGNHQGDNSHCNQDMALQPNHEEWNTECPPKSRTYYLHDDRDSEVDSQWTANRGQGRGTSTRGRGRFLIRKANTGPNVKWAHKFNGDEKSAEQENGTDREHEDGNT, from the exons ATGTCCAGAGCTACGAGATCAGCCTCCCGGTCTCCGAGCCACTCCAGGTCAAGATCCCGGTCACGATCGCACTCCAGATCCCGGTCCACCTCGCAGTCCAGGAGAAGTAATTCGCGATCTCGCTCGAGAAAACATCGCTACAG ctCTAGGTCTCGGTCTCGATCAAGATCTCGTTCAAGATCTCACTCGCCACTTTATAACCGTGAGAAGAAATACTTCAAAGGATACCAGAACAACCGTGAGTTCCGGGGCTACCACCGTGGCTTCCGGAGGCCATACAACTTCCGAGGCAGAGGACGGGGCTACTTCCCACGTGGACGGTACCAGCgtggaggtggtggtggtggtggtggtgggggggggagaggctataattataataataataacaataataatttccGTGGCAACTGGAAGAATTACAAACAGAACCCCCAGAAGCAGCAAAATCAGAACCATCAAAGCCAGTACAAAGAGCGACCCGAGCAACAAAAATTGTCTGGAAGTCCACCTCCAGGACACTCACGCCACTCTGACCGATCAGTTTCTCCATTATCCAGGCAATCACAGCATTCTAATGCTTCCTCCCACTCCTCTTCTCCCAAAAGTAAGCCAGCCTTGTTGCTGGATAATAAAAATGGTAACAATATGAAAGAGGAGCCCTTGGCTTCCAAGGAGGTCCAGAAGGAAGGAGCAGATGGAGATCAAATTGAGGCTAGAAATGCCAAAGAAGGTCAAAGCGGTGGGAAAACTGAAAGGGGCTGGCAAGGCTTGATGGACTGTGACAGTAGTCCAAATCGAGCCAGTCCGGAAAATCCTGCTGTTGTTGCTCAGGACCGGCAAAACTCTGACCAGGCTGGTAACTCCAcccaaaacataaaaaacaccagCAATGGCTCCCCCTCCTGGCAGACAGTGAGCAATTCATCCTCGACAAAAAAGCTTTCACAAGAAGCGCTAAATCAAATGCTTTCCAGTCTTGACATCCTCAACAGTGAGGAATACCCAGATGGAGAAAAAACTGCTATCACCATCGCCTTCAGAAA GTTTTTAAAGGAGcacaataaaaaaactaaatccaCTTGTGGAAATGACAAGAGCACAGAGGAAAATACAATCGATACGGAAAAAGTCAACATCAATGGTCAAGCACCTGCCAGGTTTGCTGACCCTGTGTCAAATCAGTACAAAGAAGACGCTGCTGATAAAATGTCTGTAAACCATTTGTTGAAAGCTTCCCCTTGTCTGTCTGACGAGGAAGAGGATGTGATAACCAAAACTCATTTAAAGTCACTTCAAAAAGACAAGCACAATGGGAAGGACGCCTGTAATCTGAGGTCCAAGACAACCCAAGAGCAGTTTGAGGAGTGCTTTGACAAATGGCACAGTGTGGGAGCTGACAGTGAGCTGGATGCCATGGGAGAGGAGATGTGCACCAGTCACAAGTCAGCTGCCGTTACTGCCGCCATCGCTCGGCGGGAAATGGTGGGGGATTTTGAAGAACTAGGTTGCAAACCTAGGAAGGTGTCTAAATCTCCCTCTACCCCATCTCCAACGCCACCACTGAGGCAGATGTTTATGGTCACTGGAGAGAGCTCATCTCTGTTGTCCGCAAGACAACCGGAGACAAAGATTAATGTTAGAATGAATTTCCTTGGAGACAGCTTGATAGG CACTTCAGAGATTTTAGCTCAGGAGCGACAATTGTCTCAGGACCTGGTGCAGTCTTCAAAGAGGGGCCAAGAGTTTCACTCCATCTTTCAACATGTTCAGGTCACACCACAGCAGAGGACTCCCTCCGAGCTTTTTGCTCAGCACATTGTTACCATCCTTCACCACGTCAGAG GTCAGCACTTTGCGCCGTCAAGAATGACTCTTAACGAGCGATTCACCGTGTACCAAAGGCAAGCTGCGCAGAAGGAAACCCTGAAACCAAGACAAAGTCCAGAGATTCACAG GAGAATTGACGTTTCACCAAGTGCATTTAAGAAACACTCTCAGGTTTTTGAGGCAATGAAAAGCGCAGAAGATGGCACTTACAAG GACTCTGGGGAAAAAATGAAGGCTGACCCAATGGACCTACGCTTGGATATCGAGCGTCGTAAAAAATATACCAGCCGCGAAACAGATTACAGCCACGATGAAGTGGCTTCCCCAGTCTCTCATATGAATAGCGAGAGATCTGTGGAAAAGATGTCCTACAGCAACAAGAAACCAAC GGTCAGTGAGAGCAAAGGCTCTCGATCCAGGTCGTCCTCATCTTCGTCTTCCTCCAAATCCCATAGAGATGATTTACCAAAGTCGGAGCTCAAAGATGAAGGTTTTAACAGGCTTCGGCTGTGTCCAAATGAATTACCTGGACCTGCTGAGAAAGAAACAGCATGGAGAGGATTC CAAATACAATTTCGTGGAAGAGGGTGGAAGAGAGGAAATCACCAGGGAGACAACTCACATTGCAATCAAGACATGGCACTACAACCCAATCATGAAGAATGGAATACAGAGTGTCCTCCAAAGAGCAGAACATACTACTTG CACGACGACAGAGACAGTGAGGTAGACTCCCAGTGGACAGCTAACCGAGGGCAAGGCCGAGGCACCTCCACCCGGGGACGCGGCAGATTTCTCATACGCAAAGCAAACACCGGTCCAAACGTCAAATGGGCCCACAAGTTCAACGGTGACGAAAAAAGCGCTGAACAGGAAAACGGGACGGATCGGGAACATGAAGATGGAAATACTTGA